In Bubalus kerabau isolate K-KA32 ecotype Philippines breed swamp buffalo chromosome 4, PCC_UOA_SB_1v2, whole genome shotgun sequence, one DNA window encodes the following:
- the ASPA gene encoding aspartoacylase: MTSCHVAEDPIKKVAIFGGTHGNELTGVFLVKHWLENSTEIQRTGLEVKPFITNPRAVKKCTRYIDCDLNRVFDPENLGKKKSEDLPYEVRRAQEINHLFGPKDSEDSYDIIFDLHNTTSNMGCTLILEDSRNDFLIQMFHYIKTSLAPLPCYVYLIEHPSLKYATTRSIAKYPVGIEVGPQPQGVLRADILDQMRKMIQHALDFIHNFNEGKEFPPCAIEVYKIMEKIDYPRNESGEIAAIIHPKLQDQDWKPLHPEDPVFLTLDGKTISLGGDQTVYPVFVNEAAYYEKKEAFAKTTKLTLNANSIRSSLH; encoded by the exons ATGACTTCTTGTCACGTTGCTGAAGACCCTATAAAAAAGGTGGCTATCTTTGGAGGAACTCATGGGAATGAACTAACAGGAGTATTTCTAGTTAAGCACTGGCTGGAGAACAGCACTGAGATTCAAAGAACAGGGCTGGAGGTAAAACCATTTATTACCAACCCAAGAGCAGTGAAGAAGTGCACCAGATATATTGACTGTGACCTGAATCGAGTTTTTGACCCTGAAAATCTTGG caaaaaaaagtCAGAGGATTTGCCATATGAAGTGAGAAGGGCTCAAGAAATCAATCATTTATTTGGTCCAAAAGATAGTGAAGATTCCTATGACATTATTTTTGACCTTCACAACACTACTTCTAACATGGGGTGCACTCTTATTCTTGAAGATTCCAGGAATGACTTTTTAATTCAGATGTTTCATTATATTAAG aCGTCTTTGGCTCCATTACCCTGCTATGTTTACCTTATTGAGCATCCTTCTCTCAAATATGCAACCACTCGTTCTATAGCCAAGTATCCTGTTG GTATAGAAGTTGGTCCCCAGCCTCAGGGGGTTCTGAGAGCTGATATTCTAgatcaaatgagaaaaatgattcAGCATGCTCTTGATTTTATACATAATTTCAATGAAG GAAAAGAATTTCCTCCCTGTGCTATTGAAGTCtataaaataatggagaaaattGATTATCCCAGGAATGAAAGTGGAGAAATTGCTGCTATTATCCACCCTAAACTGCAG GATCAAGATTGGAAACCCTTGCACCCTGAGGATCCTGTGTTTTTAACTCTTGATGGAAAGACTATTTCATTGGGTGGAGACCAAACCGTGTACCCAGTGTTTGTAAATGAGGCCGCATATTATGAGAAGAAAGAAGCTTTTGCAAAGACGACCAAACTAACACTCAATGCAAACAGTATTCGCTCCTCTCTACATTA